In Myxococcus xanthus, the genomic window CTGTAACTTTCCAGTGCCTGGCTCATACCCTGCGTGGCTTTGAAGATGTGCCGCGCTGATGCGTCATGGGTGGCATGCGACTCGCCCTTGTCATTGGCTGTCTGATGCTCGCTTCGGGTTGTGTCCTGCACACCCGCTCACCTTCTCCGCATCCACCGCCTCCTCCGCATCGTCCGGTGGCGATGACGTACCGGGAAGCGGTGAACCTGGGCTTCAACCAATGTCGCTCGCGTGGCTATGAGTGCCGCCTGAAGGACGCGGACCGCAAGGGGCGGGACGTGTGGCGGGTGAAGTTCCATGCCTCCACGCGGAGGGCGAAGGGCCACCTGCACCTGGACTTCGATGCGTACTCGCGCAGCCTCCTGCGGGTGGATGACAAGGTGAAGGCCCGCCGACATGACTGGGACGACGATGACCGGCGCGGGCGCGGGCGCGGCAAGAAGAAGGGGCACGCCCGGCGGGATGACTGAGTCAGTCGCTCTTCTGCTTGAGTGACTTGATGGCGGTCGCCGCTGCTTCGTGGCCGCAGTCCTTGCTGCCCAGGAGGCCCTTCGCCTTGGGGAGCGAGGTGACGCGCTCCATCGCGGGGATGGCATCCGCGTCACCCAGGCCCGCGAGACGGTTGGCGGCCTGGGTGCGGATGTCGCAGTCCGGGGAGTTCAGCGCCTCGCTATAGGCGCGAACCAGGTTCACCCCGTCCGCGGCCTTCACAAACTCCAGGTAGCGCAGCGCGCCCCACTGGCGCAGGGAGTACGCCTCCTCGGCCAGGTCCTCGTAGTGGGCGCGCAAGCGGTCCTTCGGGAACCGGGCCAGGGCATTCCCCAGGACGGTGAGAGGCTCCTTGCCGTAGTCCTCCGCCAGGCCGTCGAGGATGAGCGGCTCCACGTCCTCGAGCTCCTCCTCCTTCAGGTGGCTGAGCGCAGTCCGTTCGCTGATGTGGTGCCCCTTGGCATGGTTCGCCGCCACGCGCGCGCGCCTCAGCGAGGGCAGTTCCTTCTCCTCGTCGGTGGCGGCGTCCATCAGCGCCAGGGCTTCGTTCAGCTTCCCATCCTCCAGCAGCGCGAAGGCCCGGGTGCCAGCGTCGTTGCGCTGGCTCAGCCACGCGGCGCCAGCGCCCAGGAGCACCACCGCGCCGGCGACCAGCGCCGCCTCGCGCCTCCGCTGACGCAGCAGCTCCCCCAGTCCGGTGGGCAGCTTCACGGCCTGGAGCTTCGCCAGCAGGGGCGCGAGCGCGTTGCCCCGGCTGCCTTGCGAGGCGAAGCGGTCTCCAAAGGGCGGGCCCTCCGCGGCGCGCTGGCAGCGGTAGAGCTGGAGTTGCTCGTTGCGGCCGGGGAGGGTGATGGCGCCGCAGGGCTCGGCGGTGGCCTCCGCGCGGTTGCGCGCCAGGTTCACCGCTTCAGTGAAGGTGACCTCACCCGCGCTGGCGACATGCTCCACGGCCTCGATGACCTCCATGGGCTCGCCCAGCACGGAGTCCGGCGTGGCGAGCACCTCGCCCGCGTGCAGGCAGACGCGCACGTTGAGGCGGTCCACTTCCGGCACCGTCTGGTTGTGGCGCCACAGCCGGTCCTGCATGGCCATGCCACACAGCACGCCCGCGGTGGGGGAGCGGAACACCACCAGCAACGCGTCCCCACGCTTCTGGACCAGTCGCCCGTCGTGCTCCTTCACCAGGGGCATCAGCAGCTTGTCGTGCGTCTCCAGCATCCGCGCGTTCTCTTCGTGCGTCTGCCGGCTGGTGCGCTCGGTGAAGCCCTGGATGTCGGTGAGCATCACCGTGAGGTTCTGCGGCTTCACCACCGACGCGTTGCCGCCCGTCACTGCGGCCACGCCGCCGGAGGACTTCAGTCCGAAGGACGCCGTCCCCGTGTGCGGGGAGGCCGCCGGCAGGGCGCCCGAGGCCGAGCCGCTGCTGGAGGCCACGCCGAACGCGGCGGTACCACTGCTCGCCTGCGGCGCCGGAGCGACTCCCGCGAAGGCCGCCGTGCCCGTGGGGCCCGAACTGCTCCCCGAGGCACTCCCGGTGCCGAACACCGACGTGCCCGAGGAGGGCGTGGCGCCACTCCCGGGCTGCGGGACGTAGGCAGGGGTGCCCAGGCCGGGCGTGAAGGCGGAGAGGGCGGAGTGCGCCGCGGCCAGCGCGTCGGCCAGTTCGTGCGCGCTCTGGGGACGCTTGCTCGCGTCCTTCTCCAGCAGGCGCATCACCAGCGACAGCAGGCCCACATAGCGCGACAGCGTGGGGGCCGCGCGGTCCAGGGGCAGCGGCGCGGCGGAGGCGTGCTGCGACAGGAAGTTTCGCGGCAGGGGCCCGTCGAAGGGGAGCCGCCCGGACAGCACGCGGTAGGTCAGCACGCCGAACGAGTACAGGTCGCTGCGCGTGTCCACCTTCGCGCCCACGGCCTGCTCCGGCGACAGGTACTCCGGCGTGCCCAGCACCACGCCAATCTGGCTGACGCTGCTGGCGGCGTCTGGCTCGACCAACCGGGCGATGCCGAAGTCCAGGAGCCGGGCCTGCTCGCCCCGGGCGCTCTTGGAGATGAAGACGTTCTCCGGCTTCAGGTCGCGGTGGATGATGCCCTTGTCGTGGATGGCGGCCAGGCCCTCCGCCAACTGCTGGAGCAGGGGCAGCGCGCGGCCCGGGGGCATGGGGCCCGGCGTGAGCACGTCGTACAGGCTCTCACCTTCGACGAACTCCATGACCAGGCAGGCGTGGTCGCCGGATTCGCCGAAGTCGACGATGCGCACCACGGCCGGGTGCTCCACGGCGGAGAGGAGGCGCGCCTCGCGCTTGAAGCGCTCCGCCATGCCGGCCTGGGCGTGGAGGTCATGGTGCAGGACCTTGATGGCCACCTTGCGGCCCAGGGAGACCTGTTCGCCAAGGTAGACCTCACCCATTCCGCCCGAGCCCAGCGGACGGAGAACCCGGAAGCGACCGTCGAGGACAAGGGAGTCAGGGGCCAGCACGCGGGGCGCATCTTGTCCGACTTCGGCCCAGCGCGCAGCCCGTTCCTTCACCCTGGATTCAGGGAGCCATCACGCCTCGTTGCTTGCCCCACAAGCTGGGGTTTGCCAGAAATTTCGAGGGCTTGGAGCCCGTGCTAACGTCCCTGCTCCCGCGATGGCTACCGAAAGCGATTCTCCCAAGCCCGCCACGGCGCTGGATGCGCGCGCCGCCGCCCCCGAATTGCGCCTGCTGGACCGCAGGGCGTTCGTGGGCTTCCCGGCGCTGGAGGTCCTGCCGGGACTGCGCATCTCCGACTTCGCACTCCAGATTCCGGACGTCAGCTTCCCCTTCAACGTCAGCGCCGGCGCCACGCGCTACCAGCGCAAGAAGCTGCACTTCGGCTTCCTCGAGCTGTCCGTCGACGCGGACCTGGTGACGCGCCGGGTGGCGGAGCTGGCCGGGCGTCTGGCCGGCATCGAGGACCTGCGCCTGCACTTCCGGCCCGGCTACCTCGAAGGCCAGGGACGGTTGCCGGCGCCGGAGCACACGCCCTTCACCTTCAAGGTGGCGTTCGACGCGGATGGGGAGCGGCTCGCCGTCTACCTCTACGACGTGCGCCTCTATGGCTTCTCCTCCACGCCGTCCGTGCAGGTGCCGGGGCTCTTGTCCGCGGCCATGGGCGCGCTGGCGCTGGTGCCGGATGTCGAGGTCCGCGGGGCCACGGGATTCTCCACGCGCGTGCTGCCCGCGCTGTGCCAACTGGCGGCGGTCAGCCGCGGCTACAAGATGCCGACGCTGGACACCGCGCGCCTGTCGGCTGCGGAGGTCTCCAGCACGGGCCTGCGCCTGCGCTTCTCCGCGGGAGGACTGCCGCCGCCGTCGCCCCCGGACGAGGAGCTGCTGCTCGCACTGGAAGGCGCGCGCGCCTTCGCGGACGCCGAAGGCCTCATCGCGCAGGGCCGGCTGGCCGACGCGCGTCAGGCGTATCTCCAGGCCGGTGACGCGCAGGACGCGCACCCCTTCGCCGCCGAGCGGCTGCTGTCGCTGATGGTGGCGGACCCGCAGGCGCATGACCTGGCGCTGGACGTGGCGGCGACGCTGCAACGCCGCAGGGACCGCAGCCCCGCTTCGCTCTGGGGCGAGGCCGTGGTGCGCGAGCGCCGGGGCGAAGGTGCCCGCGCCGCCGAGCGCTACCTGGCGCTGTGCGCGCTCGCGCGCCGGACCTCGGAGGAGGCCGCGGCCTTCTTCGCCGCCGAGGCCGCCGCCCGCTGCTCGCGCGACACCGCGCCCCAGGTGGCGGTGAAGGCGCTGCACGAACTGCTGGGGCTCAAGCCCGACCACCTGCCTTCGCTCAAGGCGCTGGCGCGTGCGTCCGACCAGGCCCGCGACAGGGCGGGCGCGGTGCGTGCCTATCGCCGGTTGGCGGCGCTCGCTCGCGACCCGGCCGAGGCCGCCGATGCGCACGTGCACCTGGCCCGGCTGTGCGCGCAGACGGAAGACGACATCGCCGGCGCGCGCCTGCACTGCGAGGCCGCGCTGCGGCTGGCGCCGGACCATCCGGACGCGCTGCTGCTGTTGGGCGAGCTGTGCCATCGCGGTGGTGAGCACCTGCGCGCGCTGAAGGCCCTGGACCGTCTGCGTGAGGTGGCCATGGGCCGCCACGAACTGGACCGGGTGGGCCATGCCGACCTGATGGCCGGCCGCGTGTGGGACGAAGGCCTGAAGCAGCCGGAGAACGCGCTGCTGCGCTTCCGGGAGGCGGTGTCGCTGCTGCCCGGTGAGCCGGAGCCGCTGTTCGCCGCCGCCCGTGTGGCGGAAGGGCTGGGCCGGTTGCAGGAGGCGCTCGCGGGCTACCAGCAGGCGCTGGAGCTGGCGGGGCCGGCGCCGCGCTCGGAAGGGGTGCGGCACGCCGCGCACGCCAGCCACCACGCCCTGGCGCGGCTGTACCGCACGCGGCTGGGTGACCCTGCGCGCGCGCGGGAGCACCTGGAGTCCGCGCTGGCGTTGGATCCGCGCGACGCGGTGGCGCTGGAGGAGCTGATTCCGTACTTCCGCGCCACCGGCCGCTCGCAGGAGCTGGCGGAGGCGTTGGAGAAGGCCGCGGCGCTCCAGGACGCGCCCGGCAAGCGCGCGGCGGCCTGGGCCGAGGCGGGCGAGCTGTACCGGGGCAAGCTGCAACAGCCGGAGAAGGCGGAGCGGCTGCTCCTGCTGGCGCTGGAGGCGGATGGCGACCACCGGCCCGCGCTGGAGTCGTTGCTGGCGCTGGCCGAGGCCCGGCGTGACGGCGCGCTGCTGACGCGGTGCCTGTCTTCGCTGGCGCGGCTCGCCACGGACCTGAAGGAGCGCGCGCAGAAGTACCGCCGGCTCGCGGTGGCCGCGCGCGACCTCGCCTTCGATTTGGACCTGGCCGTCCACGCGCTCCAGGAAGTGCTGCGCGCCGAGCCGGATGACCTGCCCGCGCTGGGCGAGCTGTGCGCGTTGCAGCGCAAGCGCGCCGACATGGCGGGGCTCGCCGACGCGCTGGAGGTGCGCGCGCGGGTGGCCGAGGCGCAGGGCGACAAGCGGCTGGCCGCGGCGGCGCTGCGTGAGCTGGCCGGAGTGCTGGAGGCCCGGCTGGGCCGCGTGGGTGACGCGCTGGTGGCGCTGGAGAAGGCCGCGCGGCTGGCGCCGGACGCCGCGGTGCTGCTGGACCTGGCGGACCTGTCGCTGCGCTGCGAGCGCCCCGAGCATGCGCGGCGCGCACTGGAGAGCTTGCTGTCCACGCTGCCTCGCACGGCGGCGCCGGAGAAGCTGGCGGACGTGCGTTCCCGGTTGGGTCGCGCGTGCGAGATGCTGGGGGACCGCGAAGGCGCCATCGCCGCCTACGCGCAGGCCTTCCCGCTGCGCCGGCTGGATGATGCCCTGGCCGCGCGCCTGGAAGCGCTCTACACGGAGGCCGGGGAGTCGCAGGCGCTGGCCGAGCTGTGGGCCAACCGCGCCCAGGCGCTGATGGGCGCCGACCGCGCCGAGGAGGCCGCGCCGCTGTTCCTCCAGAGCGCTCGTACGCTGCTCGAGCGAGGCGAGAACGCCGCGGCGCTGATGCGTCTGACGGCCGCGCTGGAGGCGAACCCCGAGGGCCCGCTGGCCGCCGAGGTGTTGGAGTCGCTGGCCGAGTTGGAGCTGGAGCGAGGCGAGAAGCTGGAGGCCGCGCGCCTGTACGCGCGCCGCGCCGCGCTGATGCCCGAGGCCCGCGCTGGCGCGAAGCTGCTGTTCCGCGCCTCGCTGCTCGCCGCGGGGACCAGCCGCGAGGAGGCCTTCCTCGCGGACGCCCTGGAGCGTGACGCGAGCTACGCGCCCGCGCGCCAGCGCCGGGGCGAGCTGCGTCTGCCCACGGATGCCCGCGCCGCTTTGGAGGACTTCGAGGCCGTGCTGGCGCTGCCGCCCGCGGACGGCGATGCGCCTCGCGAGAGTGAGCGCGTAGCCCTGACGCGCAAGGCCGCCACCGCGGCGGTGCGCGCGAGCCGCACGGATGCCGCCCGCCGCCTGCTGGCCGAGTACAGCGCCCGCGCGCCGGAAGATCTGGACGCCCGGGTGGAGCTGGCGTCGCTGCACCGCAAGGCGGGTGCGCGCGAGGCCCTGGCGGACCTGCTGGTGGAGCTGTGGCCGCGCCTGTCCGGCGAGCCGCGCCGCGCCGCCCGCCGCGAGCTGGCCGAGCTGTCGCTGGGCCTGGGGCGCGCCACCTCCGCGGTGGACGCGCTGCGCAGCCTGCGCCTGGAGGAGCCGCAAGACACCTGGGCGGCGCAGTCGCTGCTGGACCTGCTGCCTCCACCCGGCACCGGCACGCCGGAAGAGGAGACGGAGCGGCTGGAGTTGCTGAGCACGCTCGTGGCCGCCGCCTCGGGCGAGGCGCGCGCGGAGCTGCTGGCCCGGCGCGCCGTGCTTCACCGCGCCGCGGGCCGGGTGGCCGCCGCGCGCGATGACTTCTCGGAGGCCGCGAAGGGTTCTCGTCGCCCCGCCTCGTTGCTGCTCGCGCTGACGGAGCTGGCGCGCGAGTCGGGCGATGAGGCCGCGGAGCTGGACGTGTGGCGCCGCGCCGTATCCGCCGACGCCAACCTCGCCGCCCGCGCTCGCGAGCGGCTGCTGGCCCTGTCCGCCACGCTGGTCGAGAAGGACGAGCGCGCCCTCGCGCGCGAGGCCCTGGGCGCGGCCATTGGACTGGAGCTGTCCGCGGCGGAGCGGTGTGACGCCTTCTTCTCCCTCGCCGAGCTGGCGCGCCGTGATGGCCAGCCGGAGGACGAGGCCGCCGCGCTCGCCGAGGCGGCCCTCCAGGGACCCGCGCCTCGCCGCGTGGAGGCACTGCTGGCGCGCGCCGCGCTGCTGGAATCCAGCGGCCGCATGGCGGACGCGGGGCAGAGCCTGGAGGCCGCGCTCGCGCTGGCCCCGAGGCACGCGCAGGCCACCGCCGCGCTCCAGCGCGTGCTGCGGACCCGGGAGGACTGGGCCGCGCTGGCCGAGCTGCTCTCCACCGAGGCACCCCATGTGGCGCCCGCCGAGGCGGCCGCGATGTACGCAGAGCTGGCCAGCCTCTACCTGGACCGGCTGTCGCAGCCGGTGCCCGCCGAGGCCGCGCTGCGGCAGGCGCTGCGCCTGTCCCCGTCTGACGCCGCCGTTCGCCGTCGCCTCGTCTCGCTGGTGGCGGAGCGTGGGGAGTTGCGTGAGGCCGCGGCGCTGCTGGAGACCGCGGCGGAGAGCGCCACCGCGCACGACGCGGCGCTGCTGCTGCGTGAGGGCGCGGGTTACGCACGCGGCGCGCACGACCTGGACAAGGCGCTGAAGCTGGCGCGCAAGGCCCACGCGCTGGTCCCCGCGCAGGGGCCGGAGCTGGCATCGCTGGCGGAGTTGCTCTACCTGCGCGGCGCGGTCATCGAGGCGCTGCCGCTGCAAGACGCACTCGCCGCCGCCGCGGATTTCCGAAGCGCGCCGGAGGCCGCGGAGTCCACGTGGCTGCGCCTGGCGGAGCTGGCCGAGCAGACCGGAGAGACGAAGCGCGCGGTGGCGGCGTACCGGAAGCTGCTCGTGGAGCGGCCCCTGTGCGAGGCCGCCGTCATGCGTCTGGCCGCGCTGCTGGAGAAGGATGACCCGCGCGGCGCCTTCGACGTGCGCGTCACCCACGCGCACGCATTGGCTCCGTCCGAGGACACCGTGCAGCGGCTCGTCGAGCTGTCGGCGCGGGCCCGCGAGGTGCTCGCGGACGCGGGTGTGGCGGCCTCGCTGCTGGCGCGCGCCGCGTCGCTGGCGTCGGAGCCGCTGCCGCTGCGTCGCCGGTTGGCGGCGCTGCACCGGGAGACCGGCCGCACCGTGGAGTTGCTCGCGGAGCTGCGCCAGGTGGCCACCCTCAGCCTCGAGGCAGGGGACCCGGACGCGGCGCTCGAGGCCTATCAGGAAGAGGCCCGGCTCGCGGTCGACCTGGGCCGCGCGGACGACGCGCTGCGGGCGCTGGCGGATGCGCGCGACTTGTTGGAGGCGCGGGGGCAGCAGTCCGAGGCCGCGGCGTGCGAGCGCTACCGGGCGAAGCTGCTGCGCGACGTGAAGCTGGACCCCGC contains:
- a CDS encoding flagellar hook-length control protein FliK, with the protein product MATESDSPKPATALDARAAAPELRLLDRRAFVGFPALEVLPGLRISDFALQIPDVSFPFNVSAGATRYQRKKLHFGFLELSVDADLVTRRVAELAGRLAGIEDLRLHFRPGYLEGQGRLPAPEHTPFTFKVAFDADGERLAVYLYDVRLYGFSSTPSVQVPGLLSAAMGALALVPDVEVRGATGFSTRVLPALCQLAAVSRGYKMPTLDTARLSAAEVSSTGLRLRFSAGGLPPPSPPDEELLLALEGARAFADAEGLIAQGRLADARQAYLQAGDAQDAHPFAAERLLSLMVADPQAHDLALDVAATLQRRRDRSPASLWGEAVVRERRGEGARAAERYLALCALARRTSEEAAAFFAAEAAARCSRDTAPQVAVKALHELLGLKPDHLPSLKALARASDQARDRAGAVRAYRRLAALARDPAEAADAHVHLARLCAQTEDDIAGARLHCEAALRLAPDHPDALLLLGELCHRGGEHLRALKALDRLREVAMGRHELDRVGHADLMAGRVWDEGLKQPENALLRFREAVSLLPGEPEPLFAAARVAEGLGRLQEALAGYQQALELAGPAPRSEGVRHAAHASHHALARLYRTRLGDPARAREHLESALALDPRDAVALEELIPYFRATGRSQELAEALEKAAALQDAPGKRAAAWAEAGELYRGKLQQPEKAERLLLLALEADGDHRPALESLLALAEARRDGALLTRCLSSLARLATDLKERAQKYRRLAVAARDLAFDLDLAVHALQEVLRAEPDDLPALGELCALQRKRADMAGLADALEVRARVAEAQGDKRLAAAALRELAGVLEARLGRVGDALVALEKAARLAPDAAVLLDLADLSLRCERPEHARRALESLLSTLPRTAAPEKLADVRSRLGRACEMLGDREGAIAAYAQAFPLRRLDDALAARLEALYTEAGESQALAELWANRAQALMGADRAEEAAPLFLQSARTLLERGENAAALMRLTAALEANPEGPLAAEVLESLAELELERGEKLEAARLYARRAALMPEARAGAKLLFRASLLAAGTSREEAFLADALERDASYAPARQRRGELRLPTDARAALEDFEAVLALPPADGDAPRESERVALTRKAATAAVRASRTDAARRLLAEYSARAPEDLDARVELASLHRKAGAREALADLLVELWPRLSGEPRRAARRELAELSLGLGRATSAVDALRSLRLEEPQDTWAAQSLLDLLPPPGTGTPEEETERLELLSTLVAAASGEARAELLARRAVLHRAAGRVAAARDDFSEAAKGSRRPASLLLALTELARESGDEAAELDVWRRAVSADANLAARARERLLALSATLVEKDERALAREALGAAIGLELSAAERCDAFFSLAELARRDGQPEDEAAALAEAALQGPAPRRVEALLARAALLESSGRMADAGQSLEAALALAPRHAQATAALQRVLRTREDWAALAELLSTEAPHVAPAEAAAMYAELASLYLDRLSQPVPAEAALRQALRLSPSDAAVRRRLVSLVAERGELREAAALLETAAESATAHDAALLLREGAGYARGAHDLDKALKLARKAHALVPAQGPELASLAELLYLRGAVIEALPLQDALAAAADFRSAPEAAESTWLRLAELAEQTGETKRAVAAYRKLLVERPLCEAAVMRLAALLEKDDPRGAFDVRVTHAHALAPSEDTVQRLVELSARAREVLADAGVAASLLARAASLASEPLPLRRRLAALHRETGRTVELLAELRQVATLSLEAGDPDAALEAYQEEARLAVDLGRADDALRALADARDLLEARGQQSEAAACERYRAKLLRDVKLDPAGAEVALERAFALAVDLGTAKLGAALAERRDDAEAEARWLERALPLLDDAGEAAAVLLRLARLNLGVLSDVAKAEELLRSALRKDRALTEAEGLLEKLLESDGRLAELAAWYEECAEGEPDAARRAELFLRAAVLYRDRAGRPESAAAAFIAARGARPDDLELTAQAAELLHEVKRHADAAEFDAVLLEADPFREPVFARHLAFLDEAEDHQALAELMLRRAQRQEAAGAAESYLSAARAFRAAGARERALLCEDQAFELSPASAEAFERVRERAAGDVRRLADLLSQRAAALSTSEALPLLRERAARLLDAGEALLAAEAFDEYLSLAGDDVDALSARAELAAKGGGPVAARPYDRRLLDVGGDALPVPVRTRTWLRLGHASLGAGAFHDAADAFESVVALEPEGERGREALSLLAEVHSRTGNAPGLYRASLQLARHAEDAATAEVLYRRAADLFDDPKDAIDALLPLARLRPADASVIDRAVAGLHALGRHGDLLDVYASGAEAAGGRRAAELLLAAASVASSSLADEDAAWTLTQRAAEAAPEDLTALQALVTGLRQRGDSTRLLEALEQWVPRVEDADEAAVLRLELAELARDAGRVDVAREALEEVAARGASGAGYADALEALEPLLKDAPARRAEVQVARAELASGRERQVLLMAAARGFESAGQLPEALKAAKDAASVEPDVDAALRVAHLYRASGEAPRAARALLQAARLAAPEERPPLLLEAAGLWEKAGEHGEALEVFERIATEASDMLAPSELAERFGRLGAFARALEVGFAPAMASGDLTDALAMAAQAGDTARTREALWALAALADADPAHASALADGLRAEGDAEGLLELAGLSAARDAAFAVALRDEVLRSAAASVLPRLRALEELAPEPGFAARLTLLLPTLEKLPEALAEAVLTQVHAQPGTVRVEALAMAADGWPSRRKSLLRERYALELELGRYEACVRTLSQVAGEESDAVARAVLHLERGELLLSPLEQLPEAREAFEQALKDDPAQLHSLRHLLSLVDLGEEPAVFVSLVERLEQAAGVESGNTYRERLADAYEALGMVADAAAQLERLPETDERLARRARLAEERGLTGEALRLRERLTDEPAVLEAILRGYLDAQLVSPGARLAARLFEAGELSPEVTRMAAEHLSTVPEGVSLAVRIWPHLLREHPLDVDGWTLYAEALRALGRTEDSQRADGVGAALSSSDAAAPQAPVSTLPVPSGFEHRVPAGAVPVTAERLPRLAAALRPVLASLGAGSLQLVVDPVGGVEAYLASGDVLVLGAGALSCFGASELSYLCALALALGEDGVKLARPGPVPAMEAAAVAAFRAVPASLAAGRVLARLDAEVRGGDPAQVDVGAVLARGDTFRALALCVLDGV
- a CDS encoding protein kinase domain-containing protein; this translates as MGEVYLGEQVSLGRKVAIKVLHHDLHAQAGMAERFKREARLLSAVEHPAVVRIVDFGESGDHACLVMEFVEGESLYDVLTPGPMPPGRALPLLQQLAEGLAAIHDKGIIHRDLKPENVFISKSARGEQARLLDFGIARLVEPDAASSVSQIGVVLGTPEYLSPEQAVGAKVDTRSDLYSFGVLTYRVLSGRLPFDGPLPRNFLSQHASAAPLPLDRAAPTLSRYVGLLSLVMRLLEKDASKRPQSAHELADALAAAHSALSAFTPGLGTPAYVPQPGSGATPSSGTSVFGTGSASGSSSGPTGTAAFAGVAPAPQASSGTAAFGVASSSGSASGALPAASPHTGTASFGLKSSGGVAAVTGGNASVVKPQNLTVMLTDIQGFTERTSRQTHEENARMLETHDKLLMPLVKEHDGRLVQKRGDALLVVFRSPTAGVLCGMAMQDRLWRHNQTVPEVDRLNVRVCLHAGEVLATPDSVLGEPMEVIEAVEHVASAGEVTFTEAVNLARNRAEATAEPCGAITLPGRNEQLQLYRCQRAAEGPPFGDRFASQGSRGNALAPLLAKLQAVKLPTGLGELLRQRRREAALVAGAVVLLGAGAAWLSQRNDAGTRAFALLEDGKLNEALALMDAATDEEKELPSLRRARVAANHAKGHHISERTALSHLKEEELEDVEPLILDGLAEDYGKEPLTVLGNALARFPKDRLRAHYEDLAEEAYSLRQWGALRYLEFVKAADGVNLVRAYSEALNSPDCDIRTQAANRLAGLGDADAIPAMERVTSLPKAKGLLGSKDCGHEAAATAIKSLKQKSD